In a single window of the Amycolatopsis sp. cg5 genome:
- a CDS encoding helix-turn-helix domain-containing protein: MTNAAWSDDSSTFKALLYGYRMRAGLTQEELAEGSGVSIRAISDMERGVAKSPQRRTIEALAGSLALSDDELTALQRVAKQGRVRAVPQPEPAIYSPSPLGVLPPDLDDLTGREKDFKELGALVGELADGRRRAGRVAIVSGSAGTGKTSLAVRAAHEYAERFTDGRLFLKLRGMSAEPNDPADVLHLALRSLGVDAVRIPAEPEHRIGLCRALLKDRAMLIVLDDAADEAQVRPLLVGGPHCLTLITSRQLLVGLEGASRINLGALDSADAVALLSAIIGKARVSREHAAAIELAELCGRLPLALRIAGNRLASRPAWPLSRLVDQLRDQGKRLTTLTAGDLDIRSVFDLSYRQLSPNAATVFRRLSLVPAADFSAGAARALIDAPDEDEAALFLDELTDASMVQPSFPYGRYQFHDLLKVFATERLNQDDSPEDIAAAEARLNDWLVATATAAGRYFQPSGGVTVAPAPTPSFDDAAGAGRWLDMEMKNWSTAVRRAAEEGTHQAVLDLAEAMHWYSELGGTARTWHDVFGLAVRSALALGSKRDEAVHRNYLSWALTTLMGRADEAIEMAQLAREAAEAAGDLCEQGWARIYLLTARVNSHQPGASRALLDETVGLFDEAGDRLGLHIARAMRATHWHLNGEFDEAAAEYEACVSYFRQAHEGHQSPVDDSNYAYLLLRSSQNLTALDRLDTALAQCEEALVLFEQHHATLGQGRALLAAGRVLARQGDHPNARAKLIEALALFERFGVTSLQQDTLAELAALSKTDGEVRRTGS, translated from the coding sequence ATGACAAACGCGGCCTGGAGTGACGATTCCAGTACCTTCAAGGCGCTTTTGTACGGATATCGCATGCGCGCCGGGCTCACGCAGGAAGAACTCGCCGAAGGCTCCGGCGTCAGCATCCGCGCGATCAGCGACATGGAGCGCGGGGTCGCGAAAAGCCCGCAGCGGCGCACGATCGAGGCGCTCGCCGGTTCGCTGGCGCTGAGCGACGACGAGCTGACCGCGCTGCAGCGGGTCGCGAAACAGGGCCGGGTGCGGGCGGTCCCGCAGCCGGAACCGGCGATTTACAGTCCGTCCCCGTTGGGTGTGCTGCCGCCTGACCTCGACGATCTCACCGGACGTGAAAAAGATTTCAAAGAATTGGGTGCACTCGTCGGTGAATTGGCCGACGGCAGGCGGCGCGCCGGGCGCGTCGCGATCGTCAGCGGATCGGCGGGCACCGGCAAGACGAGCCTCGCGGTGCGCGCCGCGCACGAGTACGCGGAGCGGTTCACCGACGGCAGGCTCTTCCTGAAACTGCGCGGGATGTCGGCCGAGCCGAACGACCCGGCGGACGTGCTGCACCTCGCGCTGCGCTCGCTCGGCGTCGACGCCGTGCGGATCCCCGCCGAGCCGGAGCACCGCATCGGCCTGTGCCGCGCGCTGCTGAAGGACCGCGCCATGCTCATCGTCCTCGACGACGCCGCCGACGAGGCGCAGGTGCGGCCGCTGCTCGTCGGCGGGCCGCACTGCCTCACGCTGATCACCAGCCGCCAGCTGCTCGTCGGGCTGGAAGGCGCCAGCCGGATCAACCTCGGCGCGCTGGACTCCGCTGACGCGGTCGCGCTGCTGTCGGCGATCATCGGCAAGGCCCGCGTCTCACGGGAGCACGCGGCGGCGATCGAACTGGCCGAGCTGTGCGGACGGCTGCCGCTGGCACTGCGCATCGCGGGCAACCGGCTGGCGAGCCGTCCGGCCTGGCCGCTGTCCCGGCTCGTCGACCAGCTGCGTGACCAGGGCAAGCGCCTGACCACGCTGACCGCGGGTGATCTCGACATCCGCAGCGTCTTCGATCTGTCGTACCGGCAGCTCTCCCCCAACGCCGCGACGGTGTTCCGCAGGCTCTCGCTCGTGCCCGCCGCCGACTTCTCGGCTGGCGCCGCGCGAGCGCTCATCGACGCGCCGGACGAGGACGAGGCCGCGCTGTTCCTCGACGAGCTGACCGACGCCAGCATGGTGCAGCCGTCCTTTCCTTATGGCCGCTACCAGTTCCACGATCTGCTCAAGGTGTTCGCGACCGAACGGCTGAACCAGGACGACTCCCCCGAGGACATCGCCGCGGCCGAAGCCCGCCTCAACGACTGGCTGGTCGCCACGGCGACCGCCGCGGGCCGGTACTTCCAGCCGTCCGGTGGCGTGACCGTGGCGCCGGCGCCCACGCCGTCGTTCGACGACGCGGCGGGCGCAGGCCGCTGGCTCGACATGGAGATGAAGAACTGGTCGACCGCGGTCCGGCGGGCCGCCGAGGAAGGCACCCATCAGGCGGTGCTCGACCTGGCCGAGGCCATGCACTGGTACTCGGAGCTCGGCGGCACCGCGCGCACCTGGCACGACGTGTTCGGCCTGGCCGTCCGCTCGGCGCTCGCGCTCGGCAGCAAGCGCGACGAGGCCGTCCACCGCAACTACCTGTCGTGGGCGCTGACCACGCTCATGGGCCGCGCGGACGAAGCCATCGAGATGGCCCAGCTGGCGAGGGAGGCCGCGGAGGCGGCCGGTGACCTGTGTGAACAAGGCTGGGCAAGGATTTATCTGCTCACCGCGCGCGTCAACTCGCACCAGCCGGGCGCTTCCCGCGCACTGCTCGACGAGACGGTGGGCCTGTTCGACGAGGCGGGTGACCGGCTCGGCCTGCACATCGCGCGCGCGATGCGGGCCACGCATTGGCACCTGAACGGCGAGTTCGACGAGGCCGCCGCCGAGTACGAGGCGTGCGTCAGCTACTTCAGGCAAGCGCACGAAGGCCACCAGTCTCCCGTCGACGACAGCAACTACGCCTACCTGCTCCTGCGCTCGTCGCAGAACCTGACCGCGCTCGACCGGCTCGACACCGCGCTCGCCCAGTGCGAGGAAGCGCTCGTCCTGTTCGAGCAGCATCACGCGACCTTGGGCCAAGGCCGCGCGCTGCTGGCCGCCGGCCGGGTGCTGGCCCGCCAGGGAGATCATCCGAACGCCCGCGCCAAGCTCATCGAGGCGCTCGCGTTGTTCGAACGCTTCGGCGTGACGTCACTGCAGCAGGACACCTTGGCCGAGCTG
- the rph gene encoding rifamycin-inactivating phosphotransferase: MLGFEQIDRADLAEVGGKGVHLGELSRIDGVRVPDGFCVTTDAFGQVMAAVPALDGHLDRLAQVGPDDRETIRTLSAEIRAVIEGAAMPDDLVKAISDAVDERVPYAVRSSATAEDLPTASFAGQQDSYLNVIGTDEVLRHVRRCWASLFTERAVTYRRHNGFDHRAVRMGVVVQRMVFPEAAGILFTADPVSSNRKIATVEAAWGLGEALVSGHVNGDVYTVRDDQVVSTAIATKRLAVYGVPGGGTEETPIESERQTQPTLTEAQAIELVRLGRRLEAHFACPQDIEWCLVGGEFHLVQSRPITTLFPVPVTEDGGNHVYLSVGHQQMMTDAMKPLGLSFWQLTTPRPMHEAGGRLFVDVAPMLATPSGRQSIMDNAGKSDPLMRDALLTVLDRGDFIPSLPDPETPPAAAAPEAPMETDPAIAVDLIAQNQASVAKLRREIEPLTGSALLDFIKTDLGELRRLLFDRRSFQAIMASMDTVWWLNEHLERWLGEKNAADVLTQSVPHNVTSEMGLALLDVADVIRPHEDVVAFLRDVGDDEDFLDGLSGLDGGPEARDAIKGYLDQYGMRCAGEIDITRTRWTERPATLVPTILGNVKNFEPGAAERRFAQGLAEARRKEQDVLTRLRALPDGDEKADETKRMIDRVRTFAGYREYPKYGMISRYFIYKQALLREAGRLTEDGVLRAEDDIFYLRFEELQNVVRDAKADHDLIRERREAFRNHESLTPPRVLTSDGEAITGDYRRDDAPPGALAGLPVSAGTVEGRARVIVDMADADLEAGDILVTAFTDPSWTPLFVAVDGLVTEVGGLMTHGAVIAREYGLPAVVGVDRATQLIRDGQRIRVNGTDGYIELLD; encoded by the coding sequence GTGCTGGGCTTCGAGCAGATCGACCGCGCCGACCTCGCGGAGGTCGGCGGCAAGGGGGTGCACCTGGGTGAGCTCTCGCGTATCGACGGTGTGCGCGTGCCGGACGGGTTCTGCGTGACCACGGATGCCTTCGGGCAGGTCATGGCCGCCGTGCCGGCGCTGGACGGCCACCTGGACCGGCTCGCGCAGGTCGGACCGGACGACCGCGAGACGATCAGGACGCTGAGCGCCGAGATCCGGGCCGTCATCGAGGGCGCCGCCATGCCGGATGACCTGGTCAAAGCGATCAGCGACGCGGTCGACGAGCGGGTGCCCTACGCGGTGCGCTCCAGCGCCACGGCCGAAGACCTGCCGACCGCGTCGTTCGCGGGGCAGCAGGACTCGTACCTCAACGTCATCGGCACGGACGAGGTGCTGCGGCACGTCCGCCGCTGCTGGGCCTCGCTGTTCACCGAGCGGGCGGTGACCTACCGGCGGCACAACGGGTTCGACCACCGCGCCGTGCGGATGGGGGTGGTCGTGCAGCGGATGGTGTTCCCGGAGGCGGCCGGGATCCTGTTCACCGCCGATCCGGTGAGCTCCAACCGGAAGATCGCCACCGTCGAGGCCGCCTGGGGGCTCGGCGAGGCGTTGGTGTCCGGTCATGTGAACGGTGACGTCTACACGGTCCGTGACGATCAGGTCGTCAGCACGGCGATCGCGACGAAGCGGCTGGCCGTGTACGGCGTGCCGGGCGGCGGCACCGAGGAAACGCCGATCGAGTCGGAGCGGCAGACACAGCCGACGCTGACCGAGGCGCAAGCCATCGAACTGGTGCGGCTGGGCAGGCGGCTCGAAGCGCACTTCGCCTGCCCGCAGGACATCGAATGGTGCCTGGTCGGCGGTGAATTCCACCTCGTGCAGAGCAGGCCGATCACGACGCTGTTCCCGGTGCCGGTGACCGAGGACGGCGGCAATCACGTCTACCTCTCCGTCGGTCACCAGCAGATGATGACCGACGCGATGAAGCCGCTCGGCCTGTCGTTCTGGCAGCTGACGACCCCGAGGCCGATGCACGAGGCGGGCGGGCGGCTGTTCGTCGACGTCGCCCCCATGCTCGCGACGCCTTCGGGGCGCCAGAGCATCATGGACAACGCGGGCAAGTCGGATCCGCTGATGCGGGACGCGCTGCTGACCGTGCTCGACCGCGGCGACTTCATCCCGTCGCTCCCGGACCCCGAGACGCCACCGGCCGCCGCCGCGCCCGAGGCGCCGATGGAGACCGATCCGGCCATCGCCGTCGACCTGATCGCGCAGAACCAGGCGTCCGTGGCGAAGCTGCGGCGTGAGATCGAGCCGCTGACCGGATCGGCGCTGCTCGACTTCATCAAGACCGACCTCGGCGAGCTGCGGCGGCTTTTGTTCGACCGGCGCAGCTTCCAGGCGATCATGGCGAGCATGGACACCGTGTGGTGGCTCAACGAGCACCTCGAGCGGTGGCTGGGCGAGAAGAACGCCGCCGACGTGCTCACGCAGTCGGTGCCGCACAACGTCACCTCGGAGATGGGGCTCGCGCTGCTCGACGTCGCGGACGTGATCCGGCCGCACGAGGACGTCGTGGCGTTCCTGCGCGACGTCGGCGACGACGAGGACTTCCTCGACGGACTGTCCGGACTCGACGGTGGCCCCGAAGCGCGCGACGCCATCAAGGGCTACCTCGATCAGTACGGCATGCGCTGCGCCGGCGAAATCGACATCACCAGGACGCGGTGGACGGAACGGCCAGCCACCCTCGTGCCGACGATCCTCGGCAACGTCAAGAACTTCGAACCCGGCGCGGCCGAACGACGCTTCGCGCAGGGACTCGCGGAGGCACGCCGCAAGGAACAGGACGTGCTCACCCGGCTGCGCGCGCTCCCGGACGGGGACGAGAAGGCCGACGAGACCAAGCGGATGATCGACCGGGTCCGCACGTTCGCCGGGTACCGCGAGTACCCCAAGTACGGCATGATCAGCCGCTATTTCATCTACAAGCAGGCGTTGCTGAGGGAAGCCGGCCGGCTCACCGAGGATGGCGTCCTGCGCGCCGAAGACGACATCTTCTACCTCCGGTTCGAGGAGCTCCAAAACGTCGTGCGCGACGCCAAGGCCGATCACGACCTCATCCGGGAGCGGCGGGAAGCGTTCCGGAACCACGAGTCGCTCACCCCGCCGCGCGTGCTCACCTCGGACGGCGAAGCGATCACCGGGGACTACCGGCGCGACGACGCCCCGCCCGGCGCGCTGGCGGGACTGCCGGTCTCGGCGGGCACCGTCGAGGGACGGGCGCGTGTCATCGTCGACATGGCCGACGCTGACCTCGAAGCGGGCGACATCCTCGTCACCGCTTTCACCGACCCCAGCTGGACGCCGCTCTTCGTCGCCGTCGACGGGCTGGTGACCGAGGTCGGCGGCCTGATGACGCACGGCGCGGTCATCGCGCGGGAGTACGGCCTGCCCGCGGTCGTCGGCGTCGACCGGGCGACTCAGCTGATCCGGGACGGCCAGCGGATCCGCGTCAACGGCACGGATGGGTACATCGAGCTGCTCGACTGA
- a CDS encoding alkaline phosphatase family protein, which yields MFLKRITAAAVASTAVAAAVVGVSHQTATAASGVPSFDHIVLVMFENKDYKAINGSSKAPYLNKLASEGAKFTKSFGTTHPSQPNYISLFAGSTLGVDSNTCKDLGNKENLGSQLIGIKKTFVGYSESMPSDGYTGCKSGELYARKHNSWVNFSNVPKSSNLRFSSFPSDFSKLPTVAFVTPDLCSDMHDCGVDTGDKWMKKHLDAYAQWAKSHNSLLIVTFDEDSGSSVNQIFTTFVGAHVKPGSYSTSINHYSVLRTIEAAYGLPGLNEAAKKSPISGIWN from the coding sequence ATGTTCTTGAAACGGATCACGGCGGCAGCCGTGGCCTCGACAGCCGTGGCGGCGGCCGTTGTCGGTGTGTCGCACCAGACCGCGACCGCGGCCTCGGGGGTTCCTTCGTTCGACCACATCGTGCTGGTGATGTTCGAGAACAAGGACTACAAGGCGATCAACGGCAGCTCCAAGGCGCCGTATTTGAACAAGCTCGCGAGCGAGGGTGCCAAGTTCACCAAGTCTTTCGGCACCACGCATCCCAGTCAGCCCAACTACATCTCGCTTTTCGCGGGTTCGACACTGGGAGTCGACAGCAACACCTGTAAGGATCTGGGTAACAAGGAGAATCTCGGAAGCCAGCTGATCGGGATCAAGAAAACGTTCGTCGGCTATTCGGAGAGCATGCCGTCCGATGGATACACGGGCTGCAAGAGCGGCGAGCTCTACGCCCGTAAGCACAACAGCTGGGTGAACTTCAGCAACGTTCCGAAGTCCAGCAACCTGCGGTTCTCGTCGTTCCCCAGTGACTTCTCGAAGCTGCCGACCGTCGCGTTCGTCACGCCGGACCTGTGCAGCGACATGCACGACTGCGGGGTCGACACCGGCGACAAGTGGATGAAGAAGCACCTGGACGCGTACGCGCAGTGGGCGAAGTCGCACAACAGCCTGCTGATCGTCACCTTCGACGAGGACAGTGGCTCGTCGGTCAACCAGATCTTCACGACCTTCGTCGGCGCGCACGTGAAGCCGGGCAGCTACAGCACCTCGATCAACCACTACTCGGTGCTGCGCACCATCGAGGCGGCCTACGGCCTGCCGGGTCTCAACGAGGCGGCGAAGAAGTCGCCGATCTCGGGCATCTGGAACTGA
- a CDS encoding ABC transporter permease yields the protein MTTTMAPATPGITNTVAAEWTKLRSVRSTWIVVLAATVVSVGFSALFSFLTESDYKNLPAGQRADFDAAGVSMVGMNLGLILISVLGVLAVSGEYSTGMMRLTLAITPHRGRVLLSKAVVAGLLSFVLGVLFAAAAFLLGQLILGVNPDIPTLGLDGPGVLRSLLGWGAEMAAFALLALSFGVMMRSAAGAIATAIAFIFAPAILGAFLPAWVQRDILAYFPASAAEQLSTAKLDTGAVTYLGPLTGGGVLLTWVAVALVVAFSLMGKRDSG from the coding sequence GTGACGACCACCATGGCACCCGCCACACCCGGCATCACCAACACGGTCGCCGCGGAATGGACCAAGCTCAGGTCGGTCCGCTCGACCTGGATCGTCGTGCTCGCCGCGACCGTGGTCAGCGTCGGCTTCTCCGCGCTCTTCAGCTTCCTGACCGAATCCGACTACAAGAACCTGCCTGCCGGGCAACGGGCCGACTTCGACGCCGCCGGCGTCAGCATGGTCGGAATGAACCTCGGCCTGATCCTGATCTCGGTGCTCGGCGTGCTCGCCGTGTCCGGCGAGTACTCGACCGGGATGATGCGCCTCACCCTGGCGATCACCCCGCATCGCGGCCGGGTCCTGCTCTCGAAGGCCGTCGTGGCCGGGCTGCTGTCCTTTGTGCTCGGTGTGCTGTTCGCGGCGGCCGCGTTCCTGCTCGGCCAGCTGATCCTCGGCGTCAACCCGGACATCCCCACGCTGGGCCTCGACGGTCCCGGCGTGCTCCGCAGCCTGCTCGGATGGGGCGCGGAGATGGCGGCGTTCGCCTTGCTGGCGCTGTCGTTCGGCGTGATGATGCGCAGCGCGGCAGGCGCGATCGCCACCGCGATCGCGTTCATCTTCGCCCCGGCGATCCTCGGCGCGTTCCTGCCTGCCTGGGTCCAGCGCGACATCCTCGCCTACTTCCCCGCTTCGGCGGCGGAGCAGCTCAGCACCGCCAAGCTCGACACCGGCGCGGTGACCTACCTCGGCCCGCTGACCGGCGGCGGCGTCCTGCTCACCTGGGTGGCCGTCGCGCTGGTGGTGGCGTTCTCGCTGATGGGCAAGCGCGACTCCGGCTGA
- a CDS encoding ABC transporter ATP-binding protein, with protein MITARELTKKYGGTTAVNGLSFDIKPGVVTGFLGPNGAGKSTTMRMILGLDAPSGGSVTVNGKAYRDLPAPMREVGALLDAKAVHGARTAYRHLQWVAQAGGIPRKRVDEVLGTVGLTEVAGKKVGNFSLGMYQRLGIATALLGDPPTLLFDEPVNGLDPEGIYWIRTLMQDLAAEGRTVFVSSHLMNEMEETAAHVIVIGRGELIADLPMAELTRQSARSHVRVISPSGTELATVLENAGGTVTKLDDGSLTVVGMDAPRIGDLALERGLGLHELTPVRASLEAAFMDLTKNSVQYRSSGQVAETVRALASEGTPLT; from the coding sequence TTGATCACAGCACGAGAGCTGACGAAGAAATACGGAGGCACGACGGCCGTCAACGGCCTGTCGTTCGACATCAAACCTGGCGTCGTGACCGGTTTCCTCGGCCCGAACGGGGCGGGCAAGTCGACCACCATGCGGATGATCCTCGGCCTCGACGCCCCGAGCGGTGGCTCCGTCACGGTCAACGGCAAGGCCTACCGTGACCTGCCGGCGCCGATGCGCGAGGTCGGCGCGCTCCTCGACGCGAAGGCCGTCCACGGCGCGCGCACGGCGTACCGGCACCTGCAGTGGGTCGCGCAGGCGGGCGGCATCCCGCGCAAGCGGGTGGACGAGGTGCTCGGCACCGTCGGGCTCACGGAGGTCGCCGGCAAGAAGGTCGGCAACTTCTCGCTGGGCATGTACCAGCGCCTCGGCATCGCGACGGCGTTGCTCGGCGACCCGCCGACGCTGCTGTTCGACGAGCCGGTCAACGGGCTCGACCCCGAAGGCATCTACTGGATCAGGACCCTGATGCAGGACCTCGCCGCCGAGGGCCGCACGGTCTTCGTGTCCAGCCACCTCATGAACGAGATGGAGGAGACGGCCGCACACGTCATCGTGATCGGCCGCGGTGAGCTGATCGCCGACCTGCCGATGGCCGAGCTGACCAGGCAGAGCGCCCGCAGTCACGTCCGGGTGATCTCGCCGAGCGGCACCGAGCTCGCCACCGTGCTCGAAAACGCGGGCGGCACGGTGACGAAACTCGACGACGGCTCACTCACCGTCGTCGGCATGGACGCGCCGCGCATCGGCGACCTCGCGCTGGAGCGCGGACTCGGCCTGCACGAGCTCACCCCGGTCCGCGCGAGCCTCGAGGCCGCGTTCATGGACCTCACCAAGAACAGCGTGCAGTACCGCTCGTCCGGGCAGGTCGCCGAGACGGTGCGGGCTCTCGCGTCGGAAGGGACCCCGCTGACGTGA
- a CDS encoding L,D-transpeptidase, producing MTNRMLLAGLCVAAAAGLAGCADVESALGQEAAAQVTVTPETPTPTPSPTPTSAPKPSTPCGMTDGACANLSERRAWLLQDGEIVYGPVPLLGGGDVGTGYNAGDTATPVGEFKVTNKVKDYWSKAFDAPMPNSVFFYPGIAFHSGSLTKKSHGCIHLSPEASGKFFAELKIGDAVEVVA from the coding sequence ATGACGAATCGAATGCTTCTGGCCGGTCTCTGCGTCGCCGCCGCGGCGGGCCTCGCGGGGTGCGCTGACGTCGAAAGCGCGCTCGGCCAGGAAGCCGCCGCGCAGGTCACCGTGACCCCGGAAACGCCTACGCCGACCCCCTCGCCGACGCCCACCTCGGCGCCCAAGCCGTCCACGCCGTGCGGCATGACCGACGGCGCCTGCGCCAACCTGTCCGAGCGCCGGGCTTGGCTGCTCCAGGACGGCGAGATCGTCTACGGGCCGGTGCCGCTGCTGGGCGGCGGGGACGTCGGCACCGGCTACAACGCCGGTGACACGGCGACGCCGGTCGGCGAGTTCAAGGTCACGAACAAGGTGAAGGACTACTGGAGCAAGGCGTTCGACGCGCCGATGCCGAATTCCGTTTTCTTCTATCCCGGAATCGCGTTTCACTCCGGCTCGCTGACCAAGAAATCGCATGGCTGCATTCATTTGTCTCCCGAGGCCTCCGGCAAGTTCTTCGCTGAATTGAAGATCGGCGACGCGGTCGAGGTCGTGGCCTGA
- a CDS encoding response regulator, translated as MSHVLLIEDDVSIRDSIALVLRRHEHQVEAVGTGEDGLALLARPGAGGVDVVVVDLMLPGIDGFEVCRRVRALRPMPIIMLTSRGDDFDVVSGLAAGADDYVVKPVTARVLEARIRALQRRIEPAARTRVVDEFGGLVIDRSGLTVTKGGVPVPVPPTELRLLLELSAAPGQVFTRERLLELVWERDYFADPRIVDAAVGRLRVKIEDVVAKPRYVQTVRGFGYRFGPL; from the coding sequence ATGTCGCACGTATTGCTCATTGAGGACGATGTGTCCATCAGGGACTCGATCGCTCTGGTGTTGCGGCGGCACGAGCATCAGGTGGAGGCGGTCGGCACCGGCGAGGACGGCCTCGCGCTGCTGGCCAGGCCCGGCGCCGGCGGCGTCGACGTGGTGGTGGTCGACCTGATGCTGCCAGGGATCGACGGGTTCGAGGTGTGCCGCCGCGTCCGCGCGCTCCGCCCGATGCCGATCATCATGCTCACCTCGCGTGGTGACGACTTCGACGTCGTCAGCGGGCTGGCGGCGGGCGCCGACGATTACGTGGTCAAGCCGGTGACCGCGCGGGTGCTGGAGGCGCGGATCCGGGCGTTGCAGCGCCGGATCGAGCCCGCGGCGCGTACCCGCGTGGTCGACGAATTCGGCGGACTGGTGATCGACCGGTCGGGGCTGACCGTGACCAAGGGCGGGGTGCCCGTGCCGGTTCCGCCGACCGAGCTGCGGCTGCTGCTGGAACTGTCGGCGGCGCCGGGGCAGGTGTTCACCCGGGAACGGCTGCTCGAACTGGTCTGGGAGCGTGACTACTTCGCCGACCCGCGGATCGTCGACGCCGCGGTCGGGCGGCTGCGCGTCAAGATCGAGGACGTCGTCGCGAAGCCGCGGTACGTGCAGACCGTCCGCGGCTTCGGCTACCGGTTCGGGCCGCTGTGA
- a CDS encoding ATP-binding protein has protein sequence MKRFRLGGLRGRLLIAFVLVSLLSSATATVLAYDRAREGILKRAGAAAVQLLHDRVNAAVTEFDVPSGQVALKRLADVVVAGTRDARVVVRYRDLVAESGGPGQVLISAELSADVRAGKRLSYQRVERDGQWWLVAGTPVAFADSGRPSGVEVFEAVSLKEEQDDIAGLLTSVRDGVLPVLALTVVLALLAAGTVLRPVRRLAQATRRLAGGDLDTRVPVKGRDELADLARDFNDTADALQASTEELRAQEARARRFVADVSHELRTPLAAMTMVSTVLDEDADELPDDTASAARTVSAETAKLTRLVDDLIEISRFDAAAAELTRRDLDLAEALNATLATRGWTGQVETVLPQGIRARLDRRRLDVVVANLVGNALRHGAPPVTLTLIQNGGEVLIEVADHGPGLDPDAMRHVFERFYKADSARARSEGSGLGMAIALENARLHGGSITVANRDGAVFTLRLPLDVKDGE, from the coding sequence GTGAAGCGGTTCCGTCTCGGCGGGTTGCGTGGGCGCCTGCTGATCGCGTTCGTGCTCGTGTCGCTGCTCAGTTCGGCCACCGCCACGGTGCTGGCTTACGACCGGGCGCGCGAAGGGATCCTCAAGCGCGCCGGCGCCGCCGCGGTCCAGTTGCTTCACGACCGGGTGAACGCGGCGGTGACCGAGTTCGACGTGCCGTCGGGCCAGGTCGCGCTGAAGCGGCTCGCCGACGTCGTCGTCGCCGGTACTCGCGACGCCCGCGTCGTCGTCCGGTACCGGGACCTGGTGGCCGAGTCCGGCGGGCCGGGGCAGGTGCTGATCAGCGCCGAGCTGAGCGCGGACGTGCGCGCGGGCAAGCGGCTGAGCTACCAGCGGGTCGAGCGCGACGGCCAGTGGTGGCTGGTGGCGGGCACGCCCGTCGCGTTCGCCGATTCGGGCAGGCCGTCGGGCGTGGAGGTCTTCGAGGCTGTCTCGCTCAAGGAGGAACAGGACGACATCGCGGGCCTGCTCACGTCGGTGCGCGACGGGGTGCTCCCGGTGCTCGCGCTGACCGTGGTGCTCGCGTTGCTGGCGGCCGGGACGGTGTTGCGGCCGGTGCGCAGGCTCGCGCAGGCCACCCGGCGGCTCGCCGGTGGCGACCTGGACACCCGGGTGCCGGTGAAGGGCCGCGACGAGCTCGCCGACCTGGCCCGCGACTTCAACGACACGGCCGACGCGCTGCAGGCGTCGACCGAGGAGCTGCGTGCGCAGGAGGCCCGCGCGCGCAGGTTCGTCGCCGACGTCTCCCATGAGCTGCGCACGCCGCTCGCCGCGATGACCATGGTGTCGACCGTGCTCGACGAGGACGCCGACGAGCTGCCGGACGACACGGCCAGCGCCGCGCGTACGGTCAGCGCCGAGACGGCCAAGCTGACCCGTCTGGTCGACGACCTCATCGAGATCTCCCGGTTCGACGCGGCCGCCGCCGAGCTGACCAGACGTGACCTCGACCTCGCCGAGGCACTGAACGCGACGCTGGCCACCCGAGGCTGGACCGGGCAGGTGGAAACCGTGCTGCCCCAAGGCATCCGCGCCCGGCTGGACCGGCGGCGGCTGGACGTCGTCGTGGCGAACCTGGTCGGCAACGCGCTGCGGCACGGCGCGCCGCCCGTCACGCTCACCCTGATCCAGAACGGCGGGGAAGTGCTGATCGAGGTCGCCGACCACGGCCCCGGCCTCGACCCGGACGCGATGCGCCACGTGTTCGAGCGCTTCTACAAGGCCGACAGTGCTCGCGCCCGCTCCGAGGGCAGCGGCCTGGGCATGGCGATCGCGCTGGAGAACGCCCGCCTGCACGGCGGCTCGATCACGGTCGCGAACCGCGACGGCGCCGTGTTCACCCTCCGGCTACCGCTCGACGTGAAGGACGGCGAATGA
- a CDS encoding SRPBCC family protein encodes MNETTITAEPNTPFIDIVREFEATPAQVFRAWTDPELVPQWLGPESMTMDLIEYNATDGGSYHYIHRDDAGEYVFRGVFHSVVPNERIVQTFQFDGWPAEVSLETLTLTDLGGRTRAHTHSVFLSVAARDAMIESGMERGILDSMTRLDKILAQASR; translated from the coding sequence ATGAACGAGACCACGATCACCGCCGAGCCGAACACCCCGTTCATCGACATCGTCCGCGAGTTCGAGGCGACCCCCGCCCAGGTCTTCCGCGCCTGGACCGACCCGGAGCTCGTCCCCCAGTGGCTGGGCCCGGAGTCGATGACAATGGACCTCATCGAGTACAACGCGACCGACGGCGGCAGCTACCACTACATCCACCGCGACGACGCGGGCGAGTACGTCTTCCGCGGCGTCTTCCATTCGGTCGTCCCGAACGAGCGCATCGTCCAGACCTTCCAGTTCGACGGCTGGCCGGCCGAGGTCAGCCTCGAGACCCTCACCCTCACCGACCTCGGCGGCCGCACCCGCGCCCACACCCACTCGGTCTTCCTGTCGGTCGCCGCCCGCGACGCGATGATCGAAAGCGGCATGGAGCGCGGCATCCTCGACTCGATGACCCGCCTCGACAAGATCCTCGCCCAGGCCTCGCGCTGA